The window CGCCCCGTCGCCGTCGGCCACCGAAAGCTCCGAAAGCTCCGAAGACCCGGGTGACGACACCCCCGAACCGGCCGTCACCGCTACCGAGGCCGCCCCGGGTCCGCCCTTCTCGGCGAACACCAGGCCCGACGTCGCGGAGCCCAGCGGCGAGGGCGAGACCTTCCTGTCCGTCACGAACGTCCGCGCGGCCACGCACGACGGCTACGACCGCGTTGTGTTCGACCTGGACGGCAGGGGCAGCGGCCAGCCCGGCTGGCGCGTCGAGTACGTGGACGAGGCGACCGACGACGGTTCGGGGCACGCCGTCGACGTCAGCGGCGACGCGATCCTGCGGGTGTCGCTGTCGGGCACGGCGACCCCGACGGACAGCGGCGTCGAGGGGTTCTCAGGCGATCGCATCGAGCCCGCGGACACGGAGTCGATCGACGAGATCGTGTACCGCTACTGGTTCGAGGGTTATACGACGGCGTTCCTCGGGGTGGACGACGGCGAGCAGCCGTTCCGCGCGTTCCTGCTGGAGGACCCCATGCGCGTAGTGGTGGACGTCCAGCACTGACAGCGACATCCAGCCGTGGCGTTCAGCACTAGCCGCGTTCAGCACTGACCGCCCGGGCTCAGCCGGCGATCTCCGACTTCTTGGGCCGCGCGAGCAGTGTCGCCGCGAGGTCGGACAGGGGCAGCTTGCCCGCCAGCACGTCGACCACACCGGTGGTGATCGGCATCTCGACGTCGTGGGCGCGGGCCAGCTCCAGCACCGATTGGGACGACTTGACGCCCTCCGCGGTGCCGCCGGTCGCCTTGATCGCCTCGGCGAGCGCCATCCCCTCCCCCAGGTGCTTGCCGAGCCGGTGGTTGCGCGACAGCGGCGACGCGCACGTCGCCGTCAGGTCGCCCATGCCGGCCAGCCCGGAGAATGTCGCGACGTCGGCCCCGAGCGCGAGGCCGAGGCGCGTGATCTCCACGAGGCCGCGCGTGATGAGCGCGGACAGCGTGTTCCAGCCGAAGCCCTGGCCCTGGGCCATGCCGGCCGCCAGGGCGATGATGTTCTTCACCGCGCCGCAGAGCTCCACGCCCACGACGTCGGTGTTGGTGTACGGGCGGAAGTAAGCAGTCGAGCACGCGGAGGCCACAAGCTGCGCCGTGGCCTCGCTGCGCGAGGCGACCACGGTCAGCGTCGGCTGCCGCTCCGCGATCTCGGGTGCCAGGTTGGGGCCGGAGACGACGGCGACACGTTCGTCGGGCAGGTCCAGCACCTCGGCGATGACCTGGCTCATGCGCTTGTCCGTGCCGAGCTCCACACCCTTCATCAGGGAGACGACGACGGCGTCCGGCGCCGCCACCTGGTGCACCAGGTCCTTCATCGACTCCAGGGTCGCGCGCGCCACCTGGGACGGCACCGACACGACCACTATCGACGCGCCCCGCAGGGCGACGGCCGGGTCGGTAGTGCCGTGCATAGCGGGCAGCTGCACACCCGGCAGGTACTTCTCGTTGCGGTGCTTCCGGTCGACGGCGTCGAGCACGTCGGCGTCCCGGCCCCACAGGGTGACGTCGCACC is drawn from Promicromonospora sp. Populi and contains these coding sequences:
- a CDS encoding NAD(P)H-dependent glycerol-3-phosphate dehydrogenase, coding for MLGAGSMGTTFAMVLADAGCDVTLWGRDADVLDAVDRKHRNEKYLPGVQLPAMHGTTDPAVALRGASIVVVSVPSQVARATLESMKDLVHQVAAPDAVVVSLMKGVELGTDKRMSQVIAEVLDLPDERVAVVSGPNLAPEIAERQPTLTVVASRSEATAQLVASACSTAYFRPYTNTDVVGVELCGAVKNIIALAAGMAQGQGFGWNTLSALITRGLVEITRLGLALGADVATFSGLAGMGDLTATCASPLSRNHRLGKHLGEGMALAEAIKATGGTAEGVKSSQSVLELARAHDVEMPITTGVVDVLAGKLPLSDLAATLLARPKKSEIAG